Within Dermacentor albipictus isolate Rhodes 1998 colony chromosome 3, USDA_Dalb.pri_finalv2, whole genome shotgun sequence, the genomic segment ttagccccacacgttcgtagcgcttcctctcttcaaaGGATGCCGCtccgataattattttgaatagcacatgcctctaggcccttgtggttcaagggctctggcgaagcagtagtgctgtaagcaatttaacatctcgcatattttaaacaatgcatcattcctttacgatggattttaatgttcatagtattcgtcattagtcatcgccataattttatagcacgtagattttacgcactttacagcgactatttttaggccactttacagccaagtcacatcttccgtaatacatcgttaacattaccacgtgtcatggcgctctttggccaaacctggcccttgcgccacaaaacacaacacagcatcatcatcttagaagcaaaacgatgtgttctttgctcagcgtgcatgaatgatacattgccatgttcggggccagccacctacagttgaagcagaagattacgctacgttttgttctctaatgccgcaagagtagttctactccctctctctctgaagggcagagtgaaaagcacatttcactctctccttggtgagagagtgaacaatgcatttcactctcctcgacattttgcgagagtaaaacgacgctttgaagagtgaaccggccgcttcactcctgcgatacccttcctagtttttagagtgaatgAACAAAGGGATGTCTGTATAGTATATATAGGGCCGTACAAATTTAGTGTCGAACTATCAGGCTATATTGCTGTTGTCAGTGTCATTGTTTTTATTATCGTTATTGCCGGTGGTAGTGTTGCTGTCGGTGTGGCTGGTCTTAATTTCCCAATACTGGGGGTATTTCATATAAGGCTAAGTTTCATGTACCAAGTAAAATCAGCCAAAACGGCTTTGATAGCTTCCAGGATATAATGCaatataatatattatatatatatatatatatatatatatatatatatatatatatatatatatatataatatagacATAGATATAAATATTATAGAtataaatattatatatatatatatatatatatatatatatatatatatatatatatatatatatatatatatatatatatatatatatatatatatatatataatttatataatatatatgtaatatatatagtatatattaATATAAttaattatattatatatatatataaatacatattttatatatatatatatatatatatatatatatatatatatatatatatatatatacatatatatatatatgggcatgttcagataagaacggtaatcgaggtcccatgaccattttttgttttcaatgaaatTTTTATATCTGATGGGCAAATGTGTCCACAGAAAGGGATGAACCTTAGTTTTGCAAAaaacttcgtagttttctcggaaaaaaatcgtatgtcacaagaggtggagaacgtcgtttttgccACTTCGCAAAGTTGCAAGTTTGGAGCCTCACTGCATGCACAATAAATTTTTTCCGCACATAAGTACTTTTTCGTTACCTCTTTGCAACGTGTACTATATGAGCGAATAAAAAAACTTTTTCTTGCTGTGTCAATCTTCTAAATAAAAAATGGCAAACTTGGCTTTCCGAGCTACACGGTGCAAAAAAGGCACTTTTCAGGGCAGCCTCAGGGCAAGATGCGTAAAGATATCCACACTTAATCTTTTTCTCAGTATTTTCCGGCTACATTTACTCACTTTAGGCAAGTTTTGTAGTTCTACACTTTAAAGATATTTTTCAAAATGGCCTCAAATTTGGCTGAAGTTCAAAAACGTCAAAAAAGTGGCAATTTTGACttggattttaaaaaaaacatcatcatcgaatttcattaaaatttgcctGAATAATCCTCAATACTCGATAATATTAGGGTACCAAAAAAGTGTTGCATTATATTGTTTTAAAGTATGAAAATCAATACATAACTGAGTTCATGATTTCAATCCCTACGATTGCTCGGTATCCTCTCTTAGGATGCGCTATCGTGAGAAGCTGGATTTAGTATTGCCTTTTTGTGGGTAACATTTAAACGCTACAGTTGCTGAGTTCATAAGTGTgatttttaagtgtttttttttctcttacaatCAAAGGTCTAAAGAGTACGAAAGCGAATTAGGAGCATTCGCTTTCGTACTCTTCTAACAGTGGGACTTAACTTACTGTAAGCATATTTGAGAACGTTATTTTGGAGTGACGTGTGGTTAGTGGTCGTTTATGCAAACATTTAATGCACCCGTCGCTACTCTCAAAATGCCTTTAACGAGCTGCCGCCGTTCCATGGATGAACCGCGCTTAGCAGCCGCTCCTATAGCTATATAACGCCCGGCGCGACCCTGAATTTCATAGCACCATGTGTGCCGCCACCGCACCGAGGCTTTAACCGCCGCTATCATCTTTCCATCGCAACGCACCGAACGCCTGGCAGTTATACCTCAGCCTTGGACCTTCGACCGAGACAGGCCCGATGAGCGGACGTTGTTGGGATCTCGAGTTTCGCGTGTCGTTTTGCAGGCCTGGTAGAGGGTGGGGTCGTCTTCTGTACTCACGTGGTTTGTCTGCGCTCCCACGACAAGCATACTTGGTATCTCAGTGTCAGCTAGTACGCCCGACCGAACCAGCGTCAGTGTCGACGGCGGGCAGCCTGTGTTAAAAATCCATACATCTATCCATCTCCTTTTTTTGGAAAAGCAGCCCTGGGCCCTGCAGCCGTCACCTGCTCTTCTGTCCCGCGATAATCTTCGGAAGCGGTGAGCTTTTGCATTCATGAAGAGATTTCCGCGGCGAACGTTTTGTGCCGGCTACTCAAGAGGCCACAAACAGAGAATTGAAAAAGGACGTAATTTTCGCGGTGTAAAGACACTCAATGTCGCTGCTCTCAAAAAGTCCTACTACCCAAAGAAGCTCTCCGAGTACGAGAAAGTGACTTCATCTGTCAGAATTGTTACCGTCGGTTCAAGGAAGAGATAGATAATATGCAGGCCGAGTCGACCGAAACATTCGAGGAATTCCGCCCTGGAGAAGAAATCGTAGAAAATTTAAACTCCAGTGTCAGCCTTACCTCCGAAATCTCGCTCCTAAAGCCACCGAGCGCTCTAAAAAAACGCCTCAgactttcctatgcaaagcgaaagcaggAGGAGGTGGCGAGAGCTATGGTGACGAAAATACGATCAGGGATACAGGCAGCATATAATATCCCAGAGACTTCGCGTGCGCCGCAAGAAAAGTGTGCGCAATGCAGCAGGTGGGAAGACAACCTACATGCTGCCTAAAATAGGTGTACGTCCTTTCAAGAGCGTTGCCAGCTGCTGACACTGCTACCACGCAACCTAACTGTGAAATATGTGCAGGAAGTTATTCCAGAGGCAACGAGGTACGTTATTCAAAAATCGAAGAAGATGGTGGATGAAGAAGGCGTATGGTCAACACAGGAGCGATATACAAGATGTAAGCTACAACACGAAGACATTAGCACCGTTTTAGAATATTACACCATGGATGAACTCGATTGCTCTAGACAGACACCGAACAAAAAGGATGTTGTGAGAATCGAAAAGGAGGGAGACAAGGAATGGGTACCTAAACGGTTCATGACGCGGTCTTTGCGAGAAGCATTCCGCCTCTACAAGCAAGCTCACCCTGCCTCCTAGGTTGGCCTCACAAAATTCATATCCTTGCGTCCTAAGTGGGTGAAATGCTCGCCACAGTGGcaagtgtgtgtttgcgtgtgctgtgcaaaCTTTCAGTTGTGCCTCGTGGGACTGCAGAACGCCTCCGGAAGGTCGCTTTCTCCCGATGATATGCAGAGTCTCTGCGTGTACCAGGAACCTACTGCGTCATGTTTCCTCAGGAATTGTGAGCAATGTCCACAAGAAGGCATTTTCACTTTGGAAAATTTTGATATGAGCATTGAGGACGAGGTGTTGATTGCTTCATGGGAATACGGTGAGCTAGTTAAAAAAACTCTGACCGCTTCATCATTTATGAGAGAATTTCTAAGAATGACCATGAAATGGATTTCCCACAACTATATCAGATCTGTGCAAGCAAAAGCAATACATGAAGAAAAACAGAGCTGCGAGAGTGGTGCAATTGTTTTGCATTTTGATTTCGCCGAAAACTGGACAGTTGTGCTTCCAGACGCAGTACAAGCGTACCATTGGCAGAAAAGGCAGGTCACCGTGTTTACTTGCGTTGTCACGTCCATAAAATCGACTCGGAACTACGCCGTTATTTCCGACGATATGTCTCATGATTCAGCTCATGCATGTTTGGCTCTgtcaaaaatcaaagcacacctgGAAGACAACGCGCCAATCTACACCAAGATAACACATGTGAGCGACGGGGCTCCCGCTCACTTCAAGAATAAATATCAGTTTCATGAGCTACAACGGAGTGAATGTCAAGAGACGAAATTGATGTTTTCGGCCACTGCACACGGCAAAAATGCTTGCGACGGCGTTGGTGGGCTTGTGAAACATCGAGCATCACACCACAACTTGCGGAAGCCTGCAAGTGAGACCATACAAACAGCCAGCGGCTTCGTGGACGCAATTCAAGGAACGCTAAAGAATATCACCATTCTGGAGCTCTCACAGAGGGAGCTTGCAGACTTTCGCGAAATGAAGAAGGAAGAATGGAAAACGGCAAAGAATGTGCCTGGAGTTCAGACACTCCACATGTGGAAGTACGTTCAATCAAATGAAGACAGTGCATCCTACGTGGCATCCACCGCTGCTTCGGAATGGAAGAGACTGTGATCTGGTTTGTGCTTCGGGCTGGACAATGTAATGTGCGCATACCGAAGTCAACTGCTGCCGTTTATTTCTTGTTACGATTTTCTGAATTGCAATCGGCACATAAAGCGGCATACAATTTGTGAATTCTGTCCCGATTAAAACTCCTGCTTATTAAAAACCTTGCAGATAAATTGTCCCCCTCAGAAGACGACGTTTTGTCTCCTGATAGTGCCCTGTCGAACCATTGAACACAGAGGTAAACAGATGCAGGTGCGGAAACGTCGGCTTCAGAAATACATTAATATTCATTTTTATATATAAAAACTTTTCTAAGCACCGATAAATGATCTAATATTTTTAAAGAATCGATTACATACCAATGTAACTTACGATGGTAAATTAGGCAATACAAAAAACGTTTGACCGCCGCCAGCCAGTTCTTGACACATCAGGAGAAATAGCGAATTTATTCCCATTTTCACGCATCAAGAACGCCGCTAACAAGCGAGTAGAAGCTCTACAAACATTGAGGATGGTTCGGATATTGTGGTAAATAAAATGTAACCAAGTTCAGGGAGTGCTAAACCAAATTTGTGAGAGTTACTATTTCTAAGAGGCAGTAATAAGCAACTCTAATAACAAAAACATGAACTCAGTTTTGTATTCATTTTTATACTTTAAAACAATATAAAGCAATACCTTTCTGGTACATTAAGATTAACGATTATTGAGGATTATTTAGGCAAATTTTAATGGAATTCGacgatgatgtttttttttaaatcgaagTCAAAGTTGTCACTTTTTTGACGTTTTTGATCTTCGGCCAAATTTGAGGCCATATTGAAAAATatctatcaagtttaaaactacAAAACTTGCATAAAGTGagcaaaagtaactggaaaatACTGAGAAAAAGATTCAGTGTGGAGATCTTTACGCATCTTGCCCTGAGGCTGCCCTGAAAAGTGCCTTTTTTGCACCAAATAGCTCCGGAAGCGAAGTTTGGGATTTTTTATTTAGAAGATTGACACAgcgaaaaaatgtttttttatttgttcataTAGTACATGTTGCAAAGAGATAACGGAAAAATACTTATGTGCGGAAAAAATTTATTGTGCATGCAGTGAGGCTCCAAACTTGCAACTTTGCGAAGTggcaaaaacgacgttctccacctcttgtgacatacgatttttttccgagaaaactacgaagtttTTTTGCAAAAGTAAGGTTCATCCCTTTCTGTGGACACATTGGCCCATCAGATATAAAAatttcattgaaaacaaaaaatggtcatgggacctcgattaccgttcttatctgaacatgcccatatatatatatatatatatatatatatatatatatatatatatatatatatatatatatatatataacgtccAGTAATATAATAGTTTTGCTCATGTACTATCATTTACGCAGTCTAGAATTATTTGAAGGCAATACTACAGCGTTTATTTAGCTCTATATTGAATCTCTATCACAGTTTTATTTCGCAGGATCTATGAAATTCATTTCAATTCTTAGGATAGTACGTTAAAGGCAGTCGTCAGAGTGTGCGCTTAGGTAACAAGTAGTCACTTATTTTTACTTGCTTTAGTTAGAGGCATAACGTAGGGGAGCGTTTGTAAGAACCGGCTCTTCTTATTGCTTATGACAACAACACTGCGAAGATTGTTACAACTGCTGAGTTTTATACGTGCACTGATGTAGCCCTTGGTGAGTCCACTGATGAGGCACACGTAGATAGTACTCGCAAAAAAGCTTTCTGCAGCTatttgagcatttttttttaatatccggAGACATCATTCCGCAAGAAATAGACGCCAACTTTATCATGCAGTCGCTGCCTCGCAAATTGTTGCAGTCTCGTGTGTGCGACTATCACAGATACACACCAATAATCGCATAAAACCAATAAGAATAAATATTACATCACACTCAATACCTTGATCACAATGCTCCTCACGTAGCACTTTCTATACACGTAGCGTTTTACGAATGGAAGGCTTTTTTCAGACAACAAATTTGCGATGATTTTATCTTTCAGGTAAAGCTGTAACCGATCTCACCCCATGCCCCTCCttttaagaaaacgaaaagaaattgTGCACTCTAAAAGGAGACACGCGGGGTGGTCTAACATACGTATATTGAAAGTTCTTAATATCCTATTTCTGCCATTAGAGCT encodes:
- the LOC135904949 gene encoding uncharacterized protein, with protein sequence MQSLCVYQEPTASCFLRNCEQCPQEGIFTLENFDMSIEDEVLIASWEYGELVKKTLTASSFMREFLRMTMKWISHNYIRSVQAKAIHEEKQSCESGAIVLHFDFAENWTVVLPDAVQAYHWQKRQVTVFTCVVTSIKSTRNYAVISDDMSHDSAHACLALSKIKAHLEDNAPIYTKITHVSDGAPAHFKNKYQFHELQRSECQETKLMFSATAHGKNACDGVGGLVKHRASHHNLRKPASETIQTASGFVDAIQGTLKNITILELSQRELADFREMKKEEWKTAKNVPGVQTLHMWKYVQSNEDSASYVASTAASEWKRL